Proteins from a single region of Mytilus trossulus isolate FHL-02 chromosome 2, PNRI_Mtr1.1.1.hap1, whole genome shotgun sequence:
- the LOC134705302 gene encoding uncharacterized protein LOC134705302, with protein MGGGYGGMGYGGYRRMMYGGSRYGYRGMGGYGGMMGGYGGMMGGYGGMMGGYGGMMGGYGGMGGYGGMGGYGGMMGGYGGMGGGKYGGYWPRTKKASVY; from the exons ATGGGCGGCGGATACGGAGGAATGGGATACGGTGGATACAGACGAATGATGTATGGAGGCAGTAGATATGGATACAGAGGAATGGGTGGATACGGTGGAATGATGGGTGGATACGGAGGAATGATGGGTGGATACGGAGGTATGATGGGTGGATATGGTGGAATGATGGGTGGATACGGAGGTATGGGTGGATACGGAGGAATGGGCGGATACGGTGGAATGATGGGTGGATATGGAGGAATGGGCGGTGGCAAATATGGAGGATATTGGCCACGCACTAAAAAAG CGAGTGTTTACTAG